The region CCGTGGAGAAGCGCAGGATGCAGATCAGGAGGAAGAGGATGCAGGAAGAGCCCGTAATGCTCTCCCCTCAACAGGAAGCTGTCATACAGGAGCTGGTCGCCGCACATCGAAAGACCTTCGACATGACTTGCACCCAATTCATTCAGTTTCGGGTAACATACttactttattttgtttgtcCGATTGAGATCCTGACTAATGTATCTACTGAAGTATGTTTTTATAAGCACTGTATTCCTTTATCGGTGGTTTTATGTCCACAGCCTTTAGATCGGGATCAAAAATCCATGTCTGAAAACAGTCGAGAACCAAAAAGCAACAGATCTTGCACAATCATGTATAAACCACCACCTGAAGAGGCAATTCAGCGAACCTTCAGCTTTTCCTCCCTCTCATCCCCTTCCTCCAGCCCTCAGAGTCTTGAAAGTAAAGAGAGGAAGTGGCTTAAAAGTGCCATTTTCACCTCTCTGCCACATTTTGCAGACCTCACAACATACATGATTAAGAACATAATCAACTTTGGCAAGACACTTCCAATGTTCAGGTGAATACTGGCCCTCTTACACCTGAGATAAAGATTCATCACTGGTGGTTTGGtcacacgttttttttttttttatttgctcaTTGCCAAGCAGCTTGTCTGAGACAAATTtataatgaagttgtgttttcCACAGGGCTCTGATCATCGAGGACCAGATCTCGCTGCTGAAAGGCGCCACCTTTGAGATCATTCTGATTCACTTCAACATGTTCTTTAATGAGGTGACAGGTATTTGGGAGTGCGGCCCACTGCAGTACTGCCTGGATGACGCCATGCGAGGTAAGCGTCTGCACAGGTCTCCATGAACTTCAGGGTCAGATTGGGGTGGGTGGTGTAAACAAAATCATATATAGTATATTCTACCATTCATAAGTTTGGGGTtgataagattttttaaaaataagttaatatttgaagagtttggttccaaaacgcaataactccattttgattaatttgagtaaaaaggtgttttctttaccaagaaagtggcaagatgaaaaccactgtTTTCGGTTTCAAACATTCACATAGCAtattttggttataaaaacattaaaaattcaaatctacattttgattttaaaaagtttactataaaaatgtatttttttttttcccaaaatgcaataaatccattacaattttttttcaaaatgcaattaatccatcaatataaaagttatttttcaaattgaaaatactcaagaaagtaagttgattcacatatatgacagagtctaaactttctcccaaaatgaattcaacgggtcatcttgttaatgttataaattatttgtcattaccaattaaagagtatctggcgccaccgcacggttaattAAACACATTAGCCGAGTACAtaggtattaaaaacggctttttaaaaaagccttcaatgtttacagtgggtggaatggtgcgctgtgattggttaaGCGGATATATcgtgttctgcagaaaaagaagACTGGCGTTTGttgcgttttggaaagaaagggagaaaacataacagaataacacgacggatatcgcattttgcgcaaaattaataaatgacttttcaataccgaccatatatatacaatactgattttggaggaaactcaattttttttaaaatggcgtttatcgcgttttggaaccaaactcttcatttcTATTCACCAAGTAAAAGtgaaatttataattttacaaaggatttctatttcaaataaatgctgttcttttgaacttgtTATTCATcacagaatgaaaaaaaaatctagcatggttttcacaaaaatattaatcagcacaacattgataataatcagaaatgtttcttgagcagcaaatcatcatattagaatgagttctgaaggatcatgtgacactgaagactggagtaatgatgctgaaaatcacatggaataaattacatttcaaaatatattcaaatagaaaacagttattttaaatgataataatgtttcacaatattgctgtgttttactgtattttattgatcaaataatgcaatcaaattgtaataaatttaaactttcatatttttCTGGACAGTCAGCAAAAAATGGAATTAATACTAAAGAATTGTGTAGTAATGATTATTTTGTATCAACTCTGAATGAAATACTCCTCATTggattatttttgttgttgttgttgttgttgttgtttgtttggaacaaacaataaaaggtaattgtTAATAGATCCTAACCAGAAGTCTGGGATCAGTGCAGAAACCACTTCACATAATATAACACTTGAGCTAAAGACCATAGAggtcaaaagacaaaaaaaaacgaATGCAACCAACTGTAAATTCCATTTAGATAAGTCACGTTAATGCTGTACTTTGTAATGTAAACTGTcccaaaaagagagagagagagagagagagagagagagagagagagagagaaactgaaTTTAACAACACCCCTAAATGTCAAGCTCTTCTTTGTCTTGACTTGTTTGGGACACATCCTGTTCTGTATGTTCACATTACTCCATATTTGTTCATCGCTCTCATGTGTAAATTTGTACCATTACACAGCACTATATAtaaatagatatatagatagacagatagatatatagatatatagatagacagatagatagatagatagatagatagatagatagatagatagatagatagatagatagatagatagatagatagatagatagatagatagatagatagatagatagatagatagatagatagatagatagatagatagatagatagatagatagatagatagatagatagatagatagatagatagatagagaaaaAGGCAAGTATAACCACACAAAGCCGTAAAGAAAATAGGAGCACTTTAATGAGACAGTGAAATGATCTCTGCCCCCTGCTACTGACATAACACTCCAGTTAAGAGGAGGAAGGAAGAGATGGAGGAGAGCACAGGAGGAAGGAGGGGGATAAACCCCTTACAGCGCTAGAGAGGTGTTTGGAGCACAGCAGGGAAATATCTGAAGATAATGAGGGAGATAGAGGCAGTGTGGCAACGCTgtagagcaaaaaaaaaaacaggtgaaCAGAATAGCCAGgctttctttaaaataactcCGTGAAGCTGTTTCTGTTCCTGCCctactgtttttaatttatgcttcattttaaagcatattttggtcacactatgggccctattttaacaatccAAGAGCAAGGTGTAAAGcgcactttttttctttttgaagaatattgggtagtttaactgctcagtacaaacaagggactcatgaacaaccatcacaaaacataaaaacagtcaagGATCacccaggtaaccacacacagtattaaagggttagttcacccaaaaatgaaaattctgtcatttattacttaccctcatgccgttccacaccagtaagaccttcgttaatcttcagaacacaaattaagatattttagttgaaatccgatggctccgtgaggcctccatagggagcaatggacacttcctctctcaagatccattaatgtactaaaaacatatttaaatcagttcatgtgagtacagtggttcaatattaatattataaagtgacgagaatatttttggaacgccaaaaaaacccaaaataacgacttatttagtgatggccgatttcaaaacactgcttcaggaagcatcggagcacagatgaatcagtgtgtcgaatctgctgttcggagcgccaaagtcacgtgatttcagccgttggcagtttgacacgcgatctgaatcatgattcgacacactgattcatttgtgctccgatgcttcatgaagcagtgttttgaaatcggccatcactaaataagtcgttattttgtttttgttttttggcactccaaaaatattctcgtcactttataatattaatattgaaccactgtactcacatgaactgatttaaatatgtttttagtacctttatggatcttgagagaggaagtgtccattgctccctatggaggcctcacggagctatcggatttcaactaaatatcttaatttgtgttccgaagattaatgaaggtcttacgggtgtggaacggcatgagggtaagtaataaatgacagaattttcgtttttgggtgaactaaccctttaagaaccaatggttcacaaacttttgagcaggatgtttttataaattcagctattttttttttttttttttttgtcttgtcttttgtattaaacatttttttaatgtaaaatatcttgctcaggacagtactaaataaaaaatagcatgcatattttatgatccctcttattttgttaaaatgatccacattttcacagattctgcaaggggttcacaaactttcaagcagcactgtaTATAATTGTTAGGTACaaacaatgtacttattgtgttcctgttgtattgcaaaacacttagtttactttaaaatgaaaattaccccaagtaATTAcccaccctcaagccattctaggtgtatatgactttcttctttctgatgaacacagttatattaataaatatcctgacgcatccaagctttataatggcagtgaacaggggcaATGGAAAAAGTGCttctatccatcataaacgtactccacacggctccgtggggttaataaagggcttctgaggcgaagagatgcgtttgtgtatgaaaaatatcta is a window of Megalobrama amblycephala isolate DHTTF-2021 linkage group LG6, ASM1881202v1, whole genome shotgun sequence DNA encoding:
- the nr1i2 gene encoding nuclear receptor subfamily 1 group I member 2 isoform X2, with protein sequence MKRPAQLCCPFQNACVITKNNRRQCQSCRLQKCLSIGMKRELIMSDEAVEKRRMQIRRKRMQEEPVMLSPQQEAVIQELVAAHRKTFDMTCTQFIQFRPLDRDQKSMSENSREPKSNRSCTIMYKPPPEEAIQRTFSFSSLSSPSSSPQSLESKERKWLKSAIFTSLPHFADLTTYMIKNIINFGKTLPMFRALIIEDQISLLKGATFEIILIHFNMFFNEVTGIWECGPLQYCLDDAMRAGFQRHLLDPMMNFHYTLRKLHLHEEEYVLMQAISLFSPDRPGVTHHSEIDRNQETLAVTLKTYIEAKRAEPDKHLLYPKIMACLTEMRSMNEEYTKQVLKIQDIQPDVSPLLLEIISKDG